The following are from one region of the Sorghum bicolor cultivar BTx623 chromosome 2, Sorghum_bicolor_NCBIv3, whole genome shotgun sequence genome:
- the LOC8077528 gene encoding uncharacterized protein LOC8077528 → MSARIDLNNTAGSASASQTLAPAPPKRGRGRPRKNPPPPAHPRPPDPDTPMVGGFAPGDMVWGKKLNHAAWPGLIYSAGGNGTGHEGQFLVSYFGDKAFAWCDGAELRPYEPYFPVAELYDDGGEDFDAAVEASLDEFSRRVEAALASAARPFAPADFLTSLHDLAADRMGFTNRVQAAVAKAHLRAFDAFRALPDPPQYTLELGLLPHIPLPLPNPKAAADADTTPASPSRRGRKRKEQLVKDFDSDEDWDPRKRGATDSDSDVDFDRRRGFRGRGGGGGAGSGAPRGRPRGRPRKTDACRDPAPPLKDNNDDGGIQDKLEYPSAAEMLLQLLSVAADPVNGNYDSAPVIVSFFSKHKDSEAPSVYEDKELLETFGCKKGRKKSIVSSGPATKSEAGDDKDQFMTADGQRGRRKSAGSLYSARKAEDSYWCDIIISDFDDGDSDYEGRKRKRPSQNTNRSANKKMKQEEQPPRGAPSDVKNGAPTDPSF, encoded by the coding sequence ATGTCCGCCCGCATCGACCTCAACAACACCGCCggatccgcctccgcctcccaaACCCTGGCGCCAGCGCCACCCaagcgcggccgcggccgcccccGCAAGAACCCCCCGCCTCCCGCTCACCCGCGCCCTCCGGATCCCGACACTCCCATGGTCGGCGGCTTCGCTCCGGGCGACATGGTCTGGGGAAAGAAGCTCAACCACGCCGCCTGGCCGGGCCTCATCTACTCCGCCGGAGGGAACGGCACCGGCCACGAGGGCCAGTTCCTCGTCTCCTACTTCGGCGACAAGGCCTTCGCCTGGTGCGACGGCGCCGAGCTCAGGCCCTACGAGCCCTACTTCCCCGTCGCCGAGCTCTACGACGACGGCGGTGAGGACTTCGACGCCGCCGTCGAGGCCTCCCTCGACGAGTTCTCCCGCCGCGTCGAGGCCGCTCTCGCCTCCGCCGCCCGCCCCTTTGCCCCCGCCGATTTCCTCACCTCGCTCCACGATCTCGCAGCGGATCGCATGGGCTTCACCAACAGGGTGCAGGCCGCCGTCGCCAAGGCGCATCTCAGAGCCTTCGACGCCTTCAGGGCTCTGCCGGACCCACCTCAGTACACCTTGGAGCTCGGTCTGCTCCCACACATCCCGCTCCCGCTGCCCAATCCTAAGGCTGCCGCGGATGCTGACACCACCCCCGCTTCCCCTTCCAGGAGGGGCAGGAAGAGGAAGGAGCAACTCGTCAAGGACTTCGACTCCGATGAGGACTGGGACCCCAGGAAGAGGGGTGCCACCGACTCTGATTCCGATGTGGATTTTGACCGCAGGAGAGGATTCAGGGGCAggggcggtggcggcggtgctGGCAGTGGCGCGCCCCGTGGCAGGCCTCGAGGGAGGCCCAGGAAAACAGATGCCTGCAGGGACCCTGCACCACCACTCAAGGACAACAATGACGACGGTGGCATTCAAGACAAACTTGAGTATCCATCGGCTGCTGAGATGTTGCTGCAGCTTTTGTCTGTCGCCGCTGATCCTGTAAATGGCAATTATGACTCTGCTCCTGTGATTGTTAGCTTCTTCTCAAAGCACAAGGACTCTGAGGCGCCTAGTGTATACGAAGATAAAGAGCTGCTTGAGACTTTTGGTTGCAAGAAGGGTAGGAAAAAGTCCATCGTAAGCTCAGGCCCAGCTACAAAGTCAGAAGCTGGCGATGATAAGGATCAGTTCATGACTGCAGATGGTCAGAGGGGCCGGAGGAAGTCTGCTGGGAGCCTGTACTCAGCTAGAAAGGCTGAAGATTCCTATTGGTGTGATATCATCATCAGCGATTTCGACGATGGAGATAGTGACTATGAAGGTCGCAAGAGGAAGCGGCCCTCTCAGAACACTAACaggagtgccaataagaagatgaagcaggaggagcagccacCTCGAGGAGCCCCATCGGATGTGAAAAATGGGGCTCCTACAGATCCATCATTTTAA
- the LOC8054477 gene encoding probable sugar phosphate/phosphate translocator At3g11320: MTGKDAAAGGGGGKGRLFTVGLVTAWYSSNIGVLLLNKYLLSNYGFKYPIFLTMCHMSACSLFSYAAIAWLRIVPMQLPRSRLQLAKIAALSLVFCASVVSGNISLRYLPVSFNQAVGATTPFFTAVFAYLMTVKRESFLTYLALVPVVTGVIIASGGEPSFNLFGFIMCVGATAARALKTVLQGILMSSDGEKINSMNLLMYMAPIAVLLLVPATIFMEDNVVVITIQLARKDINIIWYLLFNSSLAYFVNLTNFLVTKHTSALTLQVLGNAKGAVAVVISILIFRNPVSITGMLGYTLTVIGVLLYSEAKKRTKQ; the protein is encoded by the exons ATGACGGGCAAGgatgccgccgccggcggtggcggcggcaagGGCCGCCTCTTCACGGTGGGCCTTGTCACGGCGTGGTACTCATCCAACATCGGGGTTCTGCTGCTCAACAAGTACCTGCTCAGCAACTACGGCTTCAAGTACCCCATCTTCCTCACCATGTGCCACATGTCCGCCTGCTCCCTCTTCTCCTACGCCGCCATCGCCTGGCTCCGCATCGTCCCCATGCAGCTCCCGCGCTCCCGCCTCCAGCTCGCCAAGATCGCTGCGCTCAGCCTCGTCTTCTGCGCCTCCGTCGTCTCAGGCAACATCTCCCTCCGCTACCTCCCCGTCTCCTTCAACCAGGCTGTCGGCGCCACCACCCCCTTCTTCACCGCTGTCTTTGCCTACCTCATGACCGTCAAGCGCGAGTCCTTTCTCACCTATCTCGCGCTCGTGCCCGTCGTCACCGGTGTCATCATCGCCAGCGGC GGAGAGCCCAGCTTTAATCTGTTTGGGTTCATCATGTGCGTTGGAGCAACTGCTGCGAGGGCACTCAAGACGGTCTTGCAAGGGATTCTTATGTCTTCTGATGG GGAGAAGATTAATTCCATGAACCTGCTTATGTACATGGCACCAATCGCTGTTCTTCTCTTGGTCCCTGCAACTATCTTCATGGAGGATAATGTTGTTGTCATTACAATACAACTGGCCAGGAAGGATATCAACATAATTTGGTACCTGCTCTTCAACTCTTCCTTGGCCTACTTCGTGAATCTGACCAATTTCCTGGTGACAAAGCATACGAGTGCATTAACCCTACAG GTCCTGGGCAATGCAAAAGGAGCCGTTGCAGTTGTGATCTCCATCTTGATATTCAGAAACCCAGTGTCTATAACTGGGATGCTGGGCTACACGCTGACTGTCATAGGGGTGCTTCTTTACAGTGAAGCTAAGAAGCGAACCAAGCAATGA
- the LOC8077529 gene encoding arogenate dehydratase/prephenate dehydratase 1, chloroplastic, with the protein MSDLVVFLLIAEQKLQDTAAVASSLAAQLYGLDILAESIQDDTDNVTRLMMLAREPIIPRTDKPFKTSVVLSLEEGPGQLFKVLAVFALKNQPHKDGKPPTKGLYV; encoded by the exons ATGTCGGATCTTGTTGTCTTTTTA CTTATTGCGGAACAAAAGCTCCAAGATACTGCTGCAGTTGCTAGCTCGTTAGCTGCTCAACTTTATGGGCTGGATATTCTTGCAGAAAGCATTCAG GATGACACAGACAATGTCACCCGTCTTATGATGCTGGCTCGAGAACCCATTATTCCTCGCACCGACAAGCCATTCAAG ACCAGCGTAGTCTTATCTCTGGAAGAGGGACCTGGTCAACTGTTCAAAGTACTCGCGGTGTTTGCTCTGAAAAACCAACCTCACAAAG ATGGAAAGCCGCCCACAAAAGGCCTCTACGTGTAG
- the LOC8077530 gene encoding L-ascorbate peroxidase 2, cytosolic, with protein sequence MVKAYPTVSEDYLKAVDKAKRKLRGLIAEKNCAPLMLRLAWHSAGTFDVATKTGGPFGTMKNPAEQAHGANAGLEIAVRLLEPIKEQFPILSYADFYQLAGVVAVEVTGGPDVPFHPGRQDKPEPPPEGRLPDATQGSDHLRQVFSTQMGLSDQDIVALSGGHTLGRCHKDRSGFEGAWTSNPLIFDNSYFTELLSGEKEGLLQLPSDKALLSDPSFRPLVDKYAADEDAFFADYAEAHLKLSELGFAEA encoded by the exons ATGGTGAAGGCCTACCCCACGGTGAGTGAGGACTACCTCAAGGCGGTCGACAAGGCCAAGCGCAAGCTCCGCGGCCTCATCGCTGAGAAGAACTGCGCCCCGCTCATGCTCCGCCTCGC CTGGCACTCCGCGGGCACCTTCGATGTGGCCACCAAGACCGGGGGGCCCTTCGGCACCATGAAGAACCCCGCCGAGCAGGCGCACGGAGCCAACGCCGGACTGGAAATTGCCGTCAGGCTGCTAGAGCCTATCAAGGAGCAGTTCCCCATCCTATCCTATGCTGACTTCTACCAG CTTGCCGGAGTCGTGGCAGTTGAGGTAACCGGCGGACCTGATGTCCCCTTCCACCCTGGGAGGCAG GACAAGCCTGAGCCTCCGCCAGAAGGCCGCCTTCCTGATGCCACCCAAG GTTCTGATCACCTCAGGCAGGTTTTCTCCACACAGATGGGTTTGAGCGACCAGGACATTGTTGCACTTTCTGGTGGTCACACCCTG GGAAGATGCCACAAGGATAGATCTGGGTTTGAGGGAGCCTGGACATCCAACCCTTTAATCTTTGACAACTCTTACTTCAC GGAGCTTCTGAGTGGAGAGAAGGAAGGCCTTCTACAGCTACCAAGTGACAAAGCCCTCCTCTCTGATCCATCCTTCCGCCCACTTGTTGACAAATATGCAGCG GATGAGGACGCTTTCTTTGCTGACTACGCCGAGGCCCACCTGAAGCTTTCCGAATTGGG ATTTGCTGAGGCGTAA